The nucleotide sequence TGCCGAACACTTCTCTCATGGGACTTGAAGAAGACACTGAGAATCGGTTTCAGGGCGAGACCCATCAAATGCGGCTGGCGCGTATTCGCAGTACACGTGTCCGCAACCACACCTCCGTCCTGTATGGACACGCCTGCCTGTTTTGCGGCGAACTCACACCTGATCTCTCTGGTCGCAAATTCGAGACGGTAATCATCCATATGGTGCCGCTAAAGAACGGTGGACCAGATTCGGTGCGGAACACCTTTCCGTAAGCGGTGTTCTGCGGCCACGTAGGTGTCAGGATCTCGGGAACTGCACGACGTTGTTGCCGCGCATGAAGGCGATGGCGCCCTCGCTTTTCAGTGCGGCCAGGGCTGCATCTCGTGCCTCGCTGTCGGACCGGAACTGGTCGTCCCAGACGTGGCTGGCGTCCTGATAGTCCACGACCTCCAGGTTCCATGTCTCGTCGGTTTCGAGACGATGGATGTTGATGAAGAAGGCATAGCCATCAACGACTACCCGCTGGCTCTTGCCTGATGTGACCAGGTTGGGGTCGTCTTGATCGTTCGTAGAGGGCGCCTCGTTGCTGGTGATTTCCGATTATGCCGCCAGAGCCAACAGCGTCAATCGCCCAGCTGTGAAGCATAATTCCACGGCAGCAGATCGTTGATGCGGCTCTGCTTGTGGTCGCTCACGAGGGCGCGGAGGGTCGTGGCGAGCCAAGCGTAGGGGTCGACGCCGTTCAGCTTGCAGGTTTCGATCAGCGAGGCGATGACGGCCCAGTTTTCGGCGCCAGCATCATGACCGGCAAAGAGCGCGTTTTTCCGGTTCAGCGCAATCGGACGGATAGTCCGCTCGACGGCATTGTTGTCGAGCTCGATGCGGCCATCGGCCAGGAATAGCACCAACCCCGGCCAGTATTTGGCGATGTAGCCCAGTGCCTCCCCGAGGGGCGCTTTCGCGGACACGCGGGCGCGATGATGATCGAGCCATTCTCTTATCCGGGCGGCGGCCGGCGCCGATCTCTGCTGGCGCGCAGCCAGGCGGTCATCCGGGCCCTGGCCTCGGATATCGGCCTCGATGGAATAGAGTTCGCGGATCAGCCTCACACCCTCTTCCGCAATAGGGGCGTTTCCCGCGCGCGTTATATCCACCAACTTGCGGCGGGCATGGGCCCAGCAATAGGCGAGCCTGATATTCGAACCGACGCGTCCAGGCGCGATCAGCCGATTATAGCCGGCATAGCCATCCACCTGCAGGATGCCGCCAAAGCCCTGCAAGATCCGTTCGGCATGAAGGCCGCCTCGGCCGGGCGCGTAGGTGAAGGCAACACCGGGTGGCGCGGTGCCACTCCAGGGCCGATCATCGCGGGCTAGGGCCCAGAAGTAACCGGTCTTGGTTTTTCGGGTACCGGGATCGAGCACCGGCGCGCGAGTTTCGTCCATGAACAGCTTTGATGACCGCTTCAGATCCGCCAGCAGGGCATCATAGACCGGGCGCAGCTCGAAGGCGGCCCGACCAACCCAGTCGGCGAGGGTTGAACGGTCCAGATCAACACCCTGACGGCTAAAGATCTGGGCCTGGCGATACAACGGCAGGTGATCGGCGTACTTGCTGACCAGGACATGAGCGACCATGGCCTCGGTTGGCAGCCCGCCCGGGATCAACCGTCCGGGCGCCGGGGCTTGCACCACGCCGTCCGTGCAGAACCGGCAGGCATATTTAGGGCGACGGGTCACGATCACGCGGAACTGGGCAGGGATCACGTCGAGCCGCTCGGAGACGTCCTCGCCAATGCGGTGCAGGCAACCGCCGCAGCCACAGACCAGGCTTTGGGGCTCGATGATCTCCTCGATCCGCGGCAGGTGCTTGGGGAGCGAACCACGATTGGCGCTGCGGGGTTTGGCCGGCCGCCGGGCCGATCGGTCCTCGGCGTCCTCCTCGGCCTGGACAACCGCGATTGCCGTTTCCAGATCCTCCAGCGCCAGCTCGAACTGGTCTGGGTCGCTCTTTTCCGATCGACGCCCGAAGGCTGCCTGCTTGAACGCAGCGACCAGCTTTTCCAGTTGGGCGATCCGCTCATCCTTGCGCTGATCACGCACCTCCGCGGCGATCAGCATCGCCTTGAGGGCGGCAATATCGTCAGGAAGTTCGGCGGCATTGAGCATGACCAGAATCTACCAGATCAGGCGCCGCCGATCCCGCAGAAAGACAGGCCCTGAGTCATCCTGCCGCAGTTATTCGACCGCTTCTGGGGCCCGCGCTTCCACTGCCCGAACCCGCCGCCAGTCGAGCCCAGAGAACAGCGTCTCGAACTGCGCATGGCTCAACGTCATCACCCCATCCGTCACCGCAGGCCAGCTAAAGCTGTGCTCTTCAAGTCGCTTGTAGGCCATGACCAAGCCCGTGCCATCCCAGTAGAGCAACTTTAGCCGATCGGTCTTTTTGGCGCGGAACACAAAGACCGTGCCGGTGAACGGGTCCTCGTGCAACACATTCTTGACCAGCGCCGCCAGACTGTCGTGGCCTTTGCGGAAGTCGATCGGCTTGGTCGCCACCATGATCCGCACTCGGTTGGAAGGAAAGATCATGAGGCCGCCAGCAGCGCGTGGACCACCGAGGCAATCCGGGCCGCCGAAGCGCCTGGCTCCAGCCGAATGGCCACCGAACCCACCACGACCTCCGGCCCAGCCGACGCCACCGGCTCCGCTGACGTCACATCCCCAACAACCGGAGCGACCATCAGCGTCGCAAACTCTACCGCATCTTCTGGCGCCGGCAGCACCAGCTTCCCGTTCCGCGCAAGGGTTCGCCAAGAGCAGACATGGTTGGCCTTCAGACCATGCCGCGCCGCAACTTCACCAACGGTCGCCCCTGGACGAAGCGTTTCGGAGACAATCCGCGCCTTCACCTCATCGGGCCACTGCCGATTGCGCCGCCGTCTCCCGCCACTTGTGAGAAGCTCCAATGGAGCGTCCATGGAGAAACTCCCGCACTGACATCAACACATGCGGGATCTCACGGCCGACGAAAGGACGGAAGGTGGGGACGGAACACCGCTTACACCTTTCCGGCGTGCGGACCATGCCATTTCAGAATTGATCACGGCGTGATGGGGCTGGACGATACTGGGCAAGTTCTGATTGCTATCCAGTATCGGGGATCTCTGCCAAAGAGCCTACGGCGCCGTGTTGGTCTATCCCAGGCACAGATATGGCCAAAGCTCGATTCCATTCGCTGGCACAGAGACCATATTTTCGGGAAGGGGCAGACGAAGACTATGTACCGCGTTGAGCGGCAGGCCCCCTATGAGTTCGGTTGAAACCCATCTCGGACCGGCCCCTTTTTTCTCACTTTGAGCGTCTCAACGCTGACAGTGTGCTAACGAACTCGCGGTGTGTTCTACCCTTCATCCGAAGCCTGAACGTCAAAAAGCCCCGGCTTTATGGGCCGGGGCTTTTTGGATTGGATCGTATTGAGATTGAGCGTTTTTGGTAGACCTTGCAGTGACCTACTCTCCCAAGTCTTGAGACTTAGTACCATTGGCGCGGAGGGATTTGACGGTCGAGTTCGGGATGGGATCGGGTACTGGGCCCCTCGCAAGAACCACAAGGTCAACGAAAAACGCTTTGTCGTGAGATTTGGTATGGTTTTTTTATCTGTGTCCTATGCGGACATTGATTAATGAGAACGATCAAGCCGGTCGAGCTATTAGTACCGGTAAGCTTCACACATTGCTGCGCTTCCACACCCGGCCTATCAACGTGGTGGTCTTCCACGGCTCTGATAGGGAATACTCGTTTTGAGGGGGGCTTCCTGCTTAGATGCTTTCAGCAGTTATCCCGTCCGAACTTAGCTACCCTGCAATGCGGCTGGCGCCACAACAGGTCCACCAGAGGTTCGTCCATCCCGGTCCTCTCGTACTAGGGACAGCTCCTCTCAATATTCCAACACCCACGGCAGATAGGGACCGAACTGTCTCACGACGTTCTGAACCCAGCTCACGTACCACTTTAAATGGCGAACAGCCATACCCTTGGGACCTGCTCCAGCCCCAGGATGTGATGAGCCGACATCGAGGTGCCAAACAATGCCGTCGCTATGGACGCTTGGGCATTATCAGCCTGTTATCCCCAGAGTACCTTTTATTCGTTGAGCGATGGCCCTTCCACACGGGACCACCGGATCACTATGACCGACTTTCGTCTCTGCTCGACTTGTCAGTCTCGCAGTCAGGCAGGCTTATGCCATTGCACTCGACGACCGATTTCCGACCGGTCTGAGCCCACCATCGCGCGCCTCCGTTACCTTTTGGGAGGCGACCGCCCCAGTCAAACTCCCCACCATGCGCGGTCCCGGATGCTGTTACATCGCGGTTAGACATCTATGACGATAAGGGTGGTATCTCATCTTGCGGCTCCACAAAGACTGGCGTCCCTGCTTCAAAGCCTACCACCTATCCTGCACATGCCGACACAAATGCCAGCGCAAAGCTAGAGTAAAGGTTCATGGGGTCTTTCCGTCTGACCGCGGGAACCCCGCATCTTCACGGGGAATTCAATTTCGCTGAGTCTATACTGGAGACAGTGGGGAAGTCGTTACGCCATTCGTGCAGGTCGGAACTTACCCGACAAGGAATTTCGCTACCTTAGGACCGTTATAGTTACGGCCGCCGTTTACCGGGGCTTCAATTCAAGGCTTTCACCTCTCCTTTTAACCTTCCGGCACCGGGCAGGCGTCAGACCCTATACGTCGTATTGCTACTTCGCAGAGCCCTGTGTTTTTGATAAACAGTCGCCACCCCCTCTTTTGTGACACCTCCATACCGGTTGCCCAGTAGAAGGTCACGCTTATCCCGAAGTTACGCGTGCAATTTGCCGAGTTCCTTCAGTATAGTTCTCTCAAGCGCCTTGGTATACTCTACCAGTCCACCTGTGTCGGTTTAGGGTACGGTCAATATTGGTGGAGCTATTTCCTGGAACCGGCTCACTGCACCCCCAATCCGATAAGGGGATACAGACCTGCGCGATCCGTCACTACCACCTGGCCCACGAATATTAACGTGGTTCCCATCGTCTACGCATTTCTGCCTCGACTTAGGGGCCGGCTAACCCTGCGCTGATTAGCATTGCGCAGGAACCCTTGGACTTTCGGCGAAAGTGTCTCTCACACTTTTTGTCGCTACTCATGTCATCATTCGCACTTCCGATACCTCCACGGCCCCTCACAGGTACCGCTTCGCAGGCTTACGGAACGCTCCGCTACCGCTTGCAACAAGTTGCAAACCCTAAGCTTCGGTGCATAGTTTTAGACCCGGTACATCTTCGCCGCAGGATCGCTTGACCAGTGAGCTGTTACGCTATCTTTAAAGGATGGCTGCTTCTAAGCCAACCTCCTGGTTGTCTAAGCAATCCCACATGCTTTCCCACTTAACTATGACTTGGGGACCTTAGCTGTAGGTTAGGGTTGTTTCCCTTTTGACGATGGACGTTAGCACCCACCGTCTGTCTCCCAGATAGTACTCTCGGGTATTCGGAGTTTGGTTAGGTTTGGTAAGTCGGTGAGACCCCCTAGCCCATCCAGTGCTCTACCCCCCGAGGTATTCGTCTGAGGCGATACCTAAATATCTTTCGCGGAGAACCAGCTATTTCCGAGTTTGATTGGCCTTTCACCCCTAGGAACAAGTCATCCCCGTCTTTTTCAACAGACGTGGGTTCGGCCCTCCAGTAAGTGTTACCTTACCTTCAGCCTGCTCATACCTAGATCACTCGGTTTCGGGTCTAATCCGTCTAACTTAACGCCCTATTCAGACTCGCTTTCGCTACGCCTACACCTAACGGCTTAAGCTTGCTAGACAGACTAAGTCGATGACCCATTATACAAGAGGTACGCCGTCACCCTTGCGGGCTCCGACTGTTTGTATGCATCCAGTTTCAGGTACTATTTCACTCCCCTCGTCGGGGTGCTTTTCACCTTTCCCTCACGGTACTGGTTCGCTATCGGTCGTGTGCGAGTACTTAGGCTTGGATAGTGGTCTACCCATGTTCAGACAGAATTTCACGTGTTCCGCCTTACTCGAGGACCTCAATGCTTTCTACCGGTACGGGGCTATCACCCACTATGGCCAACATTTCCATGTTGTTCCCGTTCTTACAAAGAGGCCACTGGCCTGGTCCGCGTTCGCTCGCCACTACTAACGGAGTCTCGTTTGATGTCCTTTCCTCCAGGTACTTAGATGTTTCAGTTCCCTGGGTTAGCTCCCTTTCGGGTGACCTAAATGGTCGGGTTTCCCCATTCGGAAATCCTCGGATCAAAGCTTATTCGCAGCTCCCCGAGGCTTATCGCAGCGTATTACGTCCTTCATCGCCTGCACACGCCAAGGCATCCACTAGATGCACTTAAGACGCTTGATCGTTCTCATTACCAATGCCCGCATTCGTCATCAGAAATCACCGCTCTTGTACGGTGACGTCCTCGGAACGTCGGTTTGGTTTCCCATTCCAGATCCTTCGCATCACTGCAAAAAACCCAGAATGATCAGATAAAAAAAACCAAATCTCACGTCGCTCTTTTGTTTCTCCCCGAGGGTGTCGGGTCAAACGAGACAAAAGGCGATCTCTTTACGATGTCAAAATATCCGGCAGTGGAACACTTACGCGTTCAACACGGCCAAACTTGCTCTCTCGTGCACGTCTCAAAGGAAAGGTGGTGGAGCCAGACGGGATCGAACCGACGACATCCTGCTTGCAAAGCAGGCGCTCTCCCAGCTGAGCTATGGCCCCATTTTTTGTTTCGACCGACCAGAAACTGGTTGGCCCGGGTGGACTCGAACCACCGACCTCACGCTTATCAGGCGTGCGCTCTAACCACCTGAGCTACGGGCCAGACGTAGTCTGCCAGACATAGTCTGGACTGACCTTGATGACTGGCAAAGCCAGTCCTGGCATGCTTTCTCGATGAACTCGAGAACGGCGCAGCTCAGAAGCTAGCCGGTACACTTTCCATGCTCACGATCCCAGGGGGATCCGAGCACGACGTGCTTGTGAAGAAAGAGAAACGAAGGCGGCGAGTGTTCCGCAGTTTTGGTCGGCTTTGACTAGCCAACCTATGTTCTATGAAAGTCCGATATCAGCAAGCTGATGAAGGACGATCCTTAGAAAGGAGGTGATCCAGCCGCAGGTTCCCCTACGGCTACCTTGTTACGACTTCACCCCAGTCGCTGACCCTACCGTGGTCGGCTGCTTCCTTGCGGTTAGCGCACCGGCTTCGGGTAGAACCAACTCCCATGGTGTGACGGGCGGTGTGTACAAGGCCCGGGAACGTATTCACCGCAGCATGCTGATCTGCGATTACTAGCGATTCCAACTTCATGCACCCGAGTTGCAGAGTGCAATCCGAACTGAGACGGTTTTTTGGGATTTGCATGACCTCACGGTCTAGCAGCCCTCTGTCACCGCCATTGTAGCACGTGTGTAGCCCAGCCCATAAGGGCCATGATGACTTGACGTCATCCCCACCTTCCTCCGGCTTATCACCGGCAGTCTCCCTAGAGTGCCCAACTAAATGATGGCAACTAGGAACGAGGGTTGCGCTCGTTGCGGGACTTAACCCAACATCTCACGACACGAGCTGACGACAGCCATGCAGCACCTGTGTGCAGGTCCCCGAAGGGAAGAGATCCATCTCTGGAAATCGTCCTGCCATGTCAAGGGCTGGTAAGGTTCTTCGCGTTGCTTCGAATTAAACCACATGCTCCACCGCTTGTGCGGGCCCCCGTCAATTCCTTTGAGTTTTAATCTTGCGACCGTACTCCCCAGGCGGAGAGCTTAATGCGTTAGCTGCGCCACTGAATGGTAAACCATCCAACGGCTAGCTCTCATAGTTTACGGCGTGGACTACCAGGGTATCTAATCCTGTTTGCTCCCCACGCTTTCGCACCTCAGCGTCAGTACCGGACCAGTGAGCCGCCTTCGCCACTGGTGTTCTTCCTAATATCTACGAATTCCACCTCTACACTAGGAGTTCCACTCACCTCTTCCGGACTCTAGCTTGCCAGTATCAAAGGCAGTTCCGGAGTTGAGCTCCGGGATTTCACCTCTGACTTAACAAACCGCCTACGTGCGCTTTACGCCCAGTAAATCCGAACAACGCTAGCCCCCTTCGTATTACCGCGGCTGCTGGCACGAAGTTAGCCGGGGCTTCTTCTGTGGGTACCGTCATTATCTTCCCCACTGAAAGAGCTTTACAACCCTAAGGCCTTCATCACTCACGCGGCATGGCTGGATCAGGCTTGCGCCCATTGTCCAATATTCCCCACTGCTGCCTCCCGTAGGAGTCTGGGCCGTGTCTCAGTCCCAGTGTGGCTGATCATCCTCTCAGACCAGCTAAAGATCGTCGCCTTGGTGAGCCATTACCTCACCAACTAGCTAATCTTACGCGGGCTCATCCAAATCCGATAAATCTTTCCCCCGTAGGGCGTATACGGTATTAGCAGTCGTTTCCAACTGTTGTTCCGTAGATCTGGGTAGATTCCCACGCGTTACTCACCCGTCTGCCACTGCCTCCGAAGAGACCGTTCGACTTGCATGTGTTAAGCCTGCCGCCAGCGTTCGTTCTGAGCCAGGATCAAACTCTCAAGTTTGAAATCTGACATGGTCGCTGAATGCACATTTGCGTTTGACGAGGACACACACCTTAAATCAAACGCTTCTTTCGAAGCGCGATAGGTAGTGTACCTCTTAGAAAACGTGCACCCATCGAAAGTCTTAACAACTTCCACCAAGTCCGAAAACTCAGCTTCCGTTCGCAAGAACCTCGCCGTCCACGTTTCTCTTTCTTCCATTCTTCACAATGTCAAAGAGCAGACCCTACAGCCTCAATGGCCGGAACGTCTAAAGGAGCCAAGCTCCGAATTCTGTCATCCAACCGAAACACCAATTCCCCGGTTGCCCGGCCAATCAGCCTTTTCTGTCGGAAGCCGCTGAACAGTGGGAGCAATCAACTCGCTCGCGTCGTCAACGTCGCCGTATCTAGTGCTTATCAAAACCACTGTCAACCGGCTTCTCGATTTTCTTTTCAGCAGCTTGAAAACCACCAATCCGAATTTCGAAGCAGCTGATAAAAGAAGAATTTGTCTTTTCTATCAGGCGCTTACCGCAGTGTCCGGCGCCGGCTGGCGTCTCGCTCTGCAGCGATGACCGGGTTATAGGCGAGGCCCTTCCCGACGTAAACCCCCTCCATGACAGAAACGACTTTTTTGCAGCCAAGCCGCTGAACGAATGTGCATATCCTGGCTGAGTCACCAGCGTATGCAGGGTTTTCGGGCGTTCACACCTGTTGGCGTTTTTCAATGAGCTCGATGAGCGCCGTTATGCCCATGGCGTAGCCTTGCGATCCGAGGCCAGCGAGGACGGCATCGGCGCGCATCGAGACATAGGAGCGGTGATAGATCGGCTCGCGCTTATGGATGTTCGAGATGTGGAACTCGACCACCGGCCCCTCGAACATTTTGAGGGCGTCGAGCAGCGCCAGCGAGGTGAAGGTGAAGGCCGCCGGGTTGATGAGGATGCCGGCCGCCTCGTCGATCGCCTCGTGGACGAGGTCGATCAGCGCCTCCTCGCTATTGGTCTGACGAAAGACCAGCGGGCGATCGCCCGCCTGCCGCCGACAGATGGCCTCCACCTCGGCGAGCGTGGTGGTGCCATAGATATGGGGTTCGCGCTTGCCCAGCCGATTAAGGTTGGGACCATTGAGAACATAGAGAGGTTTCATAGCGTGGCTCCGTAGCCAAACATGCGCGGCAGCCAGAGGACGATATCGGGCACGAAGGTGAAAAGGATGAGAGCGCCGATCATCGCCCAGAGGAAGGGCATGACATCGCCGATGAGCGCGCGCATGGGCGATCCGGATATCCGGGTCATGATGAAGAGCAAGAGGCCATAGGGCGGAGTGATCAGCCCGAGCATGATGTTAACAACGGCAACAATGCCGAAATGAACGGGGTCGATGCCGAGCGCCTGGGCCGTCGGGATCAGCACCGGCACGATGACGAGAAGGATGGTGGTTCCTTCCAGCACGCACCCCAGGATCAGCAGGATGATGTTGACGATGATGAGGAACATCACCGCATTGAGCTCCCAGGAGAGCAGGATGGCGCTGATGGTGCGGGGAATGTTCTCGATGGTCACGACATAGTTGAAGACCAGTGCGCCGGCGATCAGCATGCCGATGGACGCGGTCGTCTTGGCGCTGACGAGGACCGAACGGTAGAGTTCAGCCGGCTTGACGGCACGGTAGATGACGATCGAGACAATGAGCGCATAGGCGGCGGCGACAGCGGCGGCTTCGGTGGGTGTCGTGACCCCGCCATAGATGCCGTACATCAGAACGATGGGCATGAAGAGGACGGGCAGCGCTTCCCAGGTCATGCGCGGCAGCTTGCGCAGCGGCACAGGCGGCTCGACGGGGAAATTCCGGATGCGGGCGGTCACTGCGATCTGCACCATCATCACGCCAGACATCAGCAGCCCCGGCACGACGCCAGCGAGGAAGAGGTAGCCGATGGAGGTGTCAGCCACCAAGGCATAGAGCACCATGGGGATGGAGGGCGGGATGATCGGCCCGATGACCGCGGTCGCGGCCGTCAGCGCTGCCGCGTAGGACGGGGTGTATTTGCCGTCCTTGGTCATCATGAACTGCATCATCTTGCCCGAGCCGGCGGCATCGGCGACGGCCGAACCGGACATGCCGGCAAAAACGATCGACTGCAGCACATTGACCTGGGCAAGACCGCCGCGGAAGCGGCCGACCAGGGCATCGCACCATTTGAGCAGACGCTCGGACATGGTGCCCGAATTCATGATCTCGGCAGCGAGAATGAAGAGCGGCACGGCGAGCATGATGTAGTTGGAATACATGCCGTTGAGGAACTGCTCGGCGACGATGCCGGGATCCTGCCCGCGGATGAAGAGATAAAGGATCGAGCCGCCGAGCATGGAGAGGCCCATGGGCAGGCCGAGAAACGCCAGAATGGTGATCAGCCCGAGGGCGAGGCCAAAGGCCAGGGAAATGGTCATACGCCTGAACTCGCCTTCGTCGGGTCAAAGCCTTCCGCGTCCTTGCCCCAGGCAGCCTTCCAGGCAAGGGTGAGCTGGCGGACAATCACGGCGACGGCAAAGATGCCGTAGATGGAATAGAGATAGTCGAAGCGGATCTTGAGATAGGCGGTGCGCTCGACCTTCATGAACAGGATGTAGTCGATGACCGCCGGCAGGGAGAGCGCGAAAAGCACGACCAGGGTCAGGCTGGTGAACAGCACCATGCCCCGGCGCAGGCGCGGACCCGCAGAGCCGTAGAGAATGTCGAAACGGATTTCCTCGCTGTCGCGCACGACAAATGCGGTGCCGAACAGCACCATCCACAGCCACATCACCACGCTGATCTCATGGGTCCAGCCGATCGGCAGGTTGAGCAGGTAGCGGAAGACGATCTGGATGATGAAGACGACAAACATGGTCGCGAGCATGGCCGCGAGCAGGTTTTCGGCTCGCGCATGGAGCCAGGCGCCGACGGGGCGCAGCTGAGAAATCATGGAAATCCTCCGGCAGGAGAGCAGACGAAAGGGCGGAGCAACAGCCCCGCCCTGCCGGTCAATCAGAGCGCGTTGATGCGATCAACGACGCCTTCGGGCCAGTCCTTGGCCAAGTCGGATTCGAGATATTTCTGCTGGGCAAAGGTGCGGAAAGCTTCGAGATCAGGCTCATAGATGTTGAGACCGGCGCTCTTGAAGCGCTCGACCAGCTCGGCCTCGCGGGCCAGATGCTCTTCCTGGCTGAAGTCGATGGCGACCTTTGCGGCGGCATCGAACTCTGCCTGCTGCTCGGGCGTCATGGCATCCCAGGCGGTCTTGCTGATGACGAGCAGATCGAAGCCGACGAGATGGGAGGTCAGGACGACCTGCTTCATCACTTCATAGAACTTCATGTTCTCGACGTTCGGGAGCGGATTGTCCTGTCCGTCGATGGCACCGGTCTGCAGGCCCGTATAGACCTCGGCATAGGCCATTGGCGTCGGATTGGCGCCGATCGAAGTGCCGAGGAACTGCCAGGCATCGCCACCGGGCATGCGCAGCTTGATCCCGGCCATATCGGCGGGCGTCTTGATTTCCTTGTCGCTAATCAAGCCGACATGGCGGGCGCCGAAATAGGTGGGGCCCAGAATGCGGATACCCAGCTGGTCTTCGGCCATCTGCTTGAACTCAGCGCCGACGTCGCTGTCAAAGAAGGTGCGGAGGTGGGCTGCGTCGCGGAAGAGATAGGCCGAGGTCAGCACCGACCAGGCGGGGATCTGATTGGAAATGTCCTGCGGGGCGATATTGCCCATTTCGAGGTTGCCGCGCTGCAGGGCCACGAGCTCAGTACCCTGCTTGAACAGATTGCCGCCGAGATAGGTCTCGATGGTGACATCGTCGGCAACCTGCGCCGACAAGAGGTTCATCATCTCGGCGCGGATATCGGCTTCGGAAAACACTGCCGAGAACCGCAGAACCGGCTTGTCCTGTGCCATGGCCGGGAAAGCGGCTGCCAGCAGGATGCCGCCGACCATGAGGGCACGGCGCGAAAGCGAAAGAGTCATAATTGTCCTCCCTTGGACGTTCTTCCCTTGAGGCTTCGCCTCTTGAAGCGGGAAAACGCTGAAGCTTAATGTCCGGCGGCACCCTTTTGGCACGCTCCGGTCCATCGGCCACACGCTCCTCCGTACTGGCCGAGATCACTTTGTACGAAACAGTTCGTTCAAGTCAATGCGAGACGGACGCCGACATCTATCTTTTCGTCCGTCGATTTATTATATCTCTGATGATTTCTGTTTCAACCGATAGTTTATGATGGCGGACCCGGACCTCGTTCTTGAGCAGACCCTTGCGGAAAGCACCTATCTGCGGCTGCGGGGCGACATCATCGCCTGCGCTTTGCCGCCCGGGCAAAAGCTGCGCCTCGAACCGCTCAAGACCCAATATGGCGTCGGCATCAGCACGCTACGGGAAATCCTCAATCGGCTGGCGAGCGAGAGCCTGGTCATTGCCGAAGGGCAGAAGGGCTTTGCCGTTGCCCCGGCCCATGAGGCGGATCTGCGGGAAATTGCCGAATTGCGGCTTTTGCTCGAAGGCCACGCGCTGGCCCTGTCGCTGGAGCGGGGCGATCTAGAATGGGAGGGCCGTGTCGTGGCCGCCCATCACAAGCTGGCAGCGATCGAAAAGCGGCTCCTGGCCGGCGAAGCGCGCAATATTGTCGATTGGGTCCGCTACGACTTTTCGTTCCACAATGCGCTGATCTCGGCCTGCGGGTCGGCCGCGCTGTTGTCGCTGCATGCTACGATCTTCGATCGCTTCCTGCGCTATCACATGCTGGCGTCGAGTTTCCGTGGCGCGGGCGTGGTGGGTGACCACCAGGCATTGTTCGAGCTCGCGTTGGCGCGCGATGCCTCCGGCGCGGTCGACATGCTGGCCGGCCATGTCGGCAAGGGTGTCGAGCATGTGCTCTCGACCGGCGTGCTCAAGCGCGCGGCCTGATCAGGCGTGGGCGGCGAAGGTCCTGCCCATTTCTGAGGGGTCGGGCTCACGCCCGGAAAACAGCTGGAAGGCGCGGACCGCCTGAAAGATCGCCATGCCGCCCCCGGACAGGGTCGGACAGCCCAGTTCAGCGGCCCGATCGAGCAATTGGGTCCGACGCGGGAAATAGAT is from Devosia sp. SD17-2 and encodes:
- the dctP gene encoding TRAP transporter substrate-binding protein DctP, yielding MTLSLSRRALMVGGILLAAAFPAMAQDKPVLRFSAVFSEADIRAEMMNLLSAQVADDVTIETYLGGNLFKQGTELVALQRGNLEMGNIAPQDISNQIPAWSVLTSAYLFRDAAHLRTFFDSDVGAEFKQMAEDQLGIRILGPTYFGARHVGLISDKEIKTPADMAGIKLRMPGGDAWQFLGTSIGANPTPMAYAEVYTGLQTGAIDGQDNPLPNVENMKFYEVMKQVVLTSHLVGFDLLVISKTAWDAMTPEQQAEFDAAAKVAIDFSQEEHLAREAELVERFKSAGLNIYEPDLEAFRTFAQQKYLESDLAKDWPEGVVDRINAL
- a CDS encoding FCD domain-containing protein, with the translated sequence MADPDLVLEQTLAESTYLRLRGDIIACALPPGQKLRLEPLKTQYGVGISTLREILNRLASESLVIAEGQKGFAVAPAHEADLREIAELRLLLEGHALALSLERGDLEWEGRVVAAHHKLAAIEKRLLAGEARNIVDWVRYDFSFHNALISACGSAALLSLHATIFDRFLRYHMLASSFRGAGVVGDHQALFELALARDASGAVDMLAGHVGKGVEHVLSTGVLKRAA